A stretch of Puniceicoccus vermicola DNA encodes these proteins:
- a CDS encoding sodium ion-translocating decarboxylase subunit beta — protein MDTIQQLFSETGFNHLNWQMLLMWGIIGVIFYLAIAKGFEPLLLVPIGFGALLVNLPDTGLLNAPVFGPDGTMESAGGLLHYFYEGIHIELFPPLIFLGVGALTDFGPLIANPKTLLLGAAAQFGIFATFFGAIALGFSYTEAASIGIIGGADGPTSIYLTSKLAPPLLGAVAVAAYSYMALVPVIQPPIMRLLTSKEERKIRMVRLRPVGKLEKILFALVVAIFCILVVPSSAPLIGMLMLGNFFRECGVTERLVKAAQNEIINIVTIFLGLAVGTKMSYDKFLDPNTMKILFLGVIAFIIATASGVLMAKFMNLFLRKDKINPLIGSAGVSAVPMAARVSQVEGQKADPSNFLLMHAMGPNVAGVIGSALAAGFFLTLLGG, from the coding sequence ATGGACACGATTCAACAACTGTTTTCTGAGACCGGGTTCAACCACCTGAATTGGCAGATGCTCCTCATGTGGGGCATCATCGGCGTCATTTTTTATCTCGCCATTGCCAAGGGTTTTGAACCCCTTCTCCTCGTTCCTATCGGATTTGGCGCCTTGCTCGTCAACCTCCCCGACACCGGACTGCTGAATGCGCCGGTCTTCGGCCCCGACGGGACGATGGAGTCGGCGGGCGGTCTCTTGCACTACTTCTATGAGGGGATCCACATCGAGCTGTTCCCGCCGCTGATCTTCCTCGGCGTCGGGGCCTTGACGGACTTTGGTCCACTCATTGCCAACCCGAAGACCCTACTCCTCGGCGCGGCGGCCCAGTTCGGCATTTTTGCCACCTTCTTTGGTGCGATCGCTCTGGGATTCTCCTACACGGAGGCCGCTTCGATCGGGATCATCGGGGGAGCTGATGGACCGACGTCGATCTACCTGACCAGCAAGTTGGCCCCACCTCTCCTCGGAGCCGTGGCCGTAGCCGCCTACAGCTACATGGCGCTGGTGCCAGTGATCCAACCGCCAATCATGCGCCTGCTCACTAGCAAGGAAGAGCGCAAGATCCGTATGGTGCGTCTCCGTCCGGTCGGCAAGCTTGAGAAGATCCTCTTCGCCCTCGTCGTCGCCATCTTCTGCATTCTCGTGGTGCCCAGCTCTGCTCCCCTGATCGGGATGCTGATGCTCGGTAACTTCTTCCGTGAATGCGGCGTCACTGAGCGACTCGTCAAAGCGGCTCAGAACGAGATCATCAACATCGTCACCATTTTCCTCGGCCTTGCCGTCGGGACGAAGATGAGCTACGACAAGTTTCTCGATCCGAACACGATGAAGATCCTTTTTCTCGGAGTCATTGCCTTCATCATCGCCACCGCTTCCGGGGTTCTCATGGCTAAGTTCATGAATCTCTTCCTCCGCAAGGATAAGATCAATCCCCTCATCGGATCCGCCGGTGTCAGCGCCGTGCCGATGGCGGCCCGCGTCTCGCAGGTCGAAGGGCAAAAGGCTGATCCGAGCAACTTCCTTCTCATGCACGCCATGGGACCCAATGTCGCCGGGGTGATTGGCTCAGCCCTCGCCGCCGGATTCTTCCTGACCCTTCTGGGAGGATAA
- a CDS encoding acetyl-CoA hydrolase/transferase family protein, protein MALKELTAEEAASLISHGDTIGFSGFTPAGAAKEIPTAIAEKAKKEHEAGRPFKIGVVTGASTGQSLDGELAEADAVSFRTPYQSNKSLRQSINAGKTHFFDMHLSQLPQNVRYGFLGKFSYAIVEACDVSEDGHIVLSTSVGASPTFCQYADKILVELNEFHPKALRGFHDIYEPLDPPHRRELPVYSCSDRVGTETIKVAPSKIAGVVRTNRPDEVGGFKEVCPITSKIGENVSNFLASELRKGAIPKDFLPIQSGVGNIANAILGALGQNPDIPAFEMYSEVIQDSVISLMEEERIRFGSATSLTLSPEVLARVYDNLDFFRSKVLLRPQELSNHPEIVRRLGIISINTAIETDIFGNVNSTHVMGNNLMNGIGGSGDFTRNAYLSVFTCPSVAKGSKISTIVPLVSHMDHSEHSVQVVITEQGVADLRGKDPVERARLIVENCAHPEYRDLLRGYFDSVKDGHTPQTLDCAFAMHQKFLKTGDMHGVEWALPGSQA, encoded by the coding sequence ATGGCCCTGAAAGAACTAACCGCAGAAGAGGCAGCGAGCCTCATTTCACACGGAGATACGATCGGATTCAGCGGATTCACCCCCGCCGGAGCCGCCAAAGAAATCCCGACCGCAATTGCCGAAAAGGCGAAGAAAGAACACGAGGCTGGACGCCCTTTCAAGATCGGCGTCGTCACCGGCGCCTCGACCGGGCAGTCCCTCGACGGAGAGCTGGCCGAGGCCGATGCCGTCTCCTTCCGCACGCCGTACCAATCGAATAAATCCCTGCGTCAATCCATCAACGCCGGGAAGACGCACTTCTTCGACATGCACTTGTCGCAGTTGCCGCAAAACGTTCGCTACGGATTCCTCGGCAAGTTCTCTTACGCCATCGTCGAAGCCTGTGACGTCTCGGAAGACGGACACATCGTCCTCTCGACCTCGGTCGGAGCCTCTCCCACATTCTGCCAATACGCCGACAAGATTCTGGTCGAGCTCAACGAATTTCACCCGAAGGCATTGCGTGGTTTCCACGACATCTACGAACCACTCGATCCGCCTCACCGCCGGGAGCTACCCGTATACTCCTGCTCGGACCGAGTCGGAACGGAAACAATCAAGGTAGCCCCGTCGAAGATTGCCGGAGTCGTCCGCACCAATCGCCCCGACGAGGTCGGTGGATTCAAGGAGGTCTGCCCCATCACCAGCAAGATCGGCGAAAATGTATCCAACTTCCTCGCCAGCGAACTGCGCAAGGGAGCCATCCCGAAGGATTTCCTCCCCATCCAAAGTGGGGTCGGCAATATTGCCAACGCCATTCTCGGGGCCTTGGGCCAAAACCCAGACATCCCCGCCTTCGAGATGTATTCGGAAGTCATTCAGGACTCCGTCATCTCGCTGATGGAAGAAGAGCGCATCCGCTTTGGTAGTGCCACCTCCCTCACGCTGAGCCCGGAAGTTCTGGCCCGCGTGTACGATAATCTCGATTTCTTCCGCTCCAAGGTGCTCCTGCGCCCACAAGAGCTTTCCAACCACCCGGAAATCGTTCGCCGGCTCGGCATCATCTCGATCAATACCGCAATCGAGACTGACATTTTCGGCAACGTGAACAGCACCCACGTCATGGGGAACAACCTCATGAACGGTATCGGAGGCTCGGGTGATTTCACCCGCAATGCCTACCTCTCGGTCTTCACCTGCCCCTCCGTGGCCAAGGGAAGCAAGATCAGCACCATTGTCCCGCTCGTGAGCCACATGGACCACAGCGAACACTCCGTGCAGGTCGTCATCACCGAGCAAGGCGTCGCCGACCTTCGCGGGAAAGATCCGGTCGAACGGGCTCGCCTCATCGTCGAGAACTGCGCCCATCCAGAATACCGGGATCTCCTCCGAGGCTACTTCGACAGCGTTAAAGACGGGCACACACCGCAGACGCTCGATTGCGCCTTCGCTATGCACCAGAAATTCCTCAAAACCGGGGACATGCACGGCGTCGAGTGGGCACTCCCAGGCAGCCAGGCATAA
- a CDS encoding 3'-5' exonuclease: MFRFFQSPPSDPVVAEYWKGCRKSFSRRAKVEDSHLVVLDAETTGLDRAKDQLLSLATVAVDRGEMVIGSFREWTIYQPETEWNQAIEVHGILPSKTAEGRPESEVIRECLPLFGSHLLVGHHIGFDLCLLNRAMREHCGVKLRNWSLDTAHLAMQELTAFRRTGYSNQRPPSLEEVCMQLGIEVVDRHTAAGDTFLTAQILIVLCADLRSRLRRPLRLSDLPIRRPRR; encoded by the coding sequence ATGTTTCGATTTTTCCAGTCGCCTCCCTCCGATCCGGTTGTGGCCGAATACTGGAAGGGCTGCCGGAAATCCTTCTCCCGTCGGGCCAAAGTGGAAGACTCGCATCTTGTGGTTTTGGATGCCGAGACCACGGGTCTGGATCGGGCGAAGGATCAATTGCTCTCCCTGGCGACCGTCGCAGTGGATCGGGGCGAAATGGTCATTGGCAGTTTTCGGGAATGGACGATCTATCAGCCGGAAACGGAGTGGAACCAGGCGATCGAAGTGCACGGTATTCTTCCGTCGAAGACGGCGGAAGGACGACCGGAATCCGAAGTAATTCGAGAGTGCCTCCCTTTATTTGGAAGTCATCTGCTGGTCGGTCATCACATTGGGTTTGATCTGTGTCTTTTGAATCGTGCGATGCGGGAGCATTGTGGAGTCAAGTTGCGCAATTGGTCTCTGGATACCGCGCATCTCGCCATGCAGGAACTGACCGCCTTTCGGCGGACTGGCTACTCGAATCAGCGGCCACCTTCGCTGGAAGAAGTCTGCATGCAACTGGGGATCGAGGTGGTGGATCGTCACACTGCGGCGGGGGATACCTTCCTGACCGCTCAGATCCTCATCGTCCTCTGTGCGGATTTGCGGAGCCGGTTGAGGCGCCCGTTGCGGTTGTCCGATCTGCCGATCCGCAGGCCCCGAAGATAG
- a CDS encoding DUF294 nucleotidyltransferase-like domain-containing protein, whose product MSTPSSGSQNQIPDRIARALGQFPPFSLMPEEAVWNLAQRSRVRALAKGESLWKQGEAHQGDLFFLSLGRIEYYWENDGTSELVDVRDVGDLLGLTALLENEPFKVNAVVEEDSLLYVVPGDLFKEQLQDNDSARYYVRRHLFWSTRIGAKVSVPEESRLKGKRTILQSHLEGAQLIQPRALARLLTCLPEAPIKEAAALMVSKRVPSILVVDEERRPLGVVTSVNLVKWVIVQGNDSLDPVRKVMASPVITVAPQSSATAATLLMMRSRVPQVCVTEDGTPESKALDVCTHKDLLAQSGQHPAGLIREIRDARSDSRLSELCDEIEQIARSYVEAGLSGVFLGQICAELYDELTQKLIAMVTAEMGEKGKSLPDVSWAWMSVGSDGRREQVLRTDMDNALVFSSTGDPDLDEKHRKVFLEFADRVIEKLTVCGFTRCQGGVMACNPRWCKTETEWGQEIRSYDFTRGDSTLRAIVLFDLRCVAGDAEMCLRLRELIFDSLAGNLPMQKRLARMIVAVPPPLNFWGQFVVERKGERAGEFDIKSRGLGPLRDAARIYALRYRLMRHYSTGGRFEQLEEFDATHAQVARLAYEAYDFLLRLRIRTGLRRQDSGRFIEPNSLSKLEKSQLTNVFDVLNLLQTSVRMDFQL is encoded by the coding sequence ATGTCGACCCCCTCATCAGGCTCTCAGAACCAGATCCCCGACCGCATCGCGCGGGCTTTGGGGCAGTTCCCGCCGTTCAGTTTGATGCCGGAAGAAGCGGTGTGGAATCTGGCGCAACGGTCGCGGGTGCGGGCGCTGGCCAAGGGAGAATCTCTCTGGAAACAGGGAGAGGCCCATCAGGGAGATCTCTTTTTTCTTTCGCTGGGGAGAATCGAATACTACTGGGAAAATGATGGGACGAGCGAATTGGTCGACGTGCGGGACGTGGGAGATCTGCTCGGGCTGACGGCACTTCTGGAGAATGAGCCTTTCAAGGTGAATGCCGTGGTCGAGGAGGATTCCTTGCTCTATGTCGTCCCGGGCGATCTCTTCAAAGAACAACTGCAGGACAACGACTCCGCGCGCTACTATGTCCGGCGACATCTGTTCTGGTCGACGCGCATCGGGGCCAAGGTCAGCGTGCCCGAGGAATCCCGCCTGAAGGGGAAGCGAACGATCTTGCAGTCCCATCTGGAAGGGGCGCAGTTGATTCAGCCAAGAGCTTTGGCCCGGTTGCTCACTTGTCTGCCCGAGGCTCCCATCAAGGAGGCCGCGGCGTTGATGGTGTCCAAACGGGTCCCTTCGATCTTGGTGGTCGACGAGGAACGCCGTCCTCTCGGGGTCGTAACCAGTGTGAATTTGGTGAAATGGGTCATCGTCCAGGGAAATGACTCGTTGGATCCGGTTCGCAAAGTGATGGCGAGCCCGGTGATCACGGTGGCGCCGCAATCGAGTGCGACCGCAGCGACCCTGTTGATGATGCGGTCGCGGGTTCCCCAGGTCTGCGTGACGGAGGATGGCACTCCGGAGAGCAAGGCGCTCGACGTGTGCACCCACAAGGACCTCTTGGCGCAAAGCGGACAACATCCGGCGGGATTGATTCGGGAAATTCGGGATGCCCGATCCGACTCTCGGTTGAGCGAATTGTGCGACGAGATCGAGCAGATTGCCCGGAGCTATGTCGAAGCCGGCCTTTCCGGGGTGTTTCTCGGGCAGATCTGCGCCGAGCTCTACGACGAGTTGACGCAGAAGTTGATCGCAATGGTGACCGCGGAAATGGGGGAGAAAGGGAAGTCCTTGCCGGACGTATCCTGGGCCTGGATGTCCGTCGGCAGCGATGGCAGGCGGGAACAGGTGTTGCGAACGGATATGGACAACGCGTTGGTGTTTTCGTCGACCGGTGACCCCGACCTCGATGAAAAGCATCGGAAAGTCTTTTTGGAGTTTGCGGATCGTGTGATTGAGAAGCTCACGGTCTGCGGTTTCACCCGCTGCCAGGGAGGCGTGATGGCCTGTAACCCCCGCTGGTGCAAAACCGAAACCGAGTGGGGGCAGGAGATCCGGAGCTACGATTTCACCCGGGGGGATTCGACCTTGCGGGCGATTGTCTTGTTCGACCTTCGTTGCGTTGCCGGGGATGCGGAAATGTGCCTGCGTTTACGGGAGTTGATCTTCGATTCGCTGGCGGGAAATCTTCCGATGCAAAAGCGGCTTGCTCGAATGATCGTGGCCGTGCCGCCTCCGCTCAACTTCTGGGGACAGTTCGTCGTCGAACGCAAGGGGGAGCGCGCGGGAGAGTTCGACATCAAAAGCCGCGGATTGGGGCCTCTTCGAGATGCGGCCCGCATTTACGCTTTGCGCTATCGGCTCATGCGACACTACTCGACGGGGGGACGCTTCGAGCAGCTCGAGGAGTTCGACGCGACCCATGCGCAGGTGGCCCGCTTGGCCTATGAGGCTTATGATTTCCTGCTGCGCCTGAGGATTCGAACCGGGTTGAGACGGCAGGACAGTGGCCGTTTCATCGAACCCAATTCCCTGAGCAAGTTGGAGAAGTCCCAGTTGACCAATGTATTTGACGTCTTGAACCTGTTACAAACCTCGGTCCGGATGGACTTCCAACTGTAG
- a CDS encoding threonine/serine exporter family protein produces the protein MNLLGSLLQDMLLAAVPAVGFALVFNVPREALKFCALGGALGHGLRFLLIHVGNLHIEWATFLAATTVSMVGVYWARHLRAHPKVFTVAAMIPMIPGVYAFTALLALAEIERSGLSDVLLSEALENGLRAIFIVAGLAVGLAMPGLLFYRRKPVV, from the coding sequence ATGAACTTACTGGGATCACTTTTACAGGATATGTTGTTGGCGGCGGTGCCGGCGGTGGGATTTGCCTTGGTTTTCAACGTCCCGCGGGAGGCTTTGAAGTTCTGCGCGCTCGGAGGGGCCTTGGGCCACGGCTTGCGGTTCTTGTTAATCCATGTCGGGAATCTCCACATCGAGTGGGCGACCTTCCTCGCGGCTACCACCGTGAGTATGGTGGGGGTGTATTGGGCGCGACATTTGCGGGCGCACCCCAAGGTTTTCACCGTGGCGGCGATGATTCCGATGATTCCCGGCGTTTACGCCTTTACGGCGTTATTGGCCTTGGCGGAGATCGAGCGGTCCGGATTGAGTGATGTTCTCCTTTCGGAGGCGCTGGAGAACGGTCTGCGCGCCATTTTCATAGTCGCGGGATTGGCGGTCGGCCTGGCCATGCCCGGGCTGCTATTCTATCGGCGAAAGCCGGTGGTTTAG
- a CDS encoding threonine/serine ThrE exporter family protein, giving the protein MNMIEFSESDQHRVTELCVQTAIVLMQFSAESVLVESVSRRLGVALGMDQVEVALTANGITITTVFQGRSDTTVRRNVDRGINMRAVTEVQRIMLKAEEGLLDVDGVSRELEGISQDRYNRWVVAVMIGLSCACFARLAGADIPASGLTFVASFVAMTTRHQLAHLHFNPLVNFAIAAFVATSIAAQGLILGFVGTPKIAMAASVLLLVPGFPLINSVSDMVKGYVNTGIARGVMAGLLCAASCAGILLAMTVWDAWAWIK; this is encoded by the coding sequence ATGAATATGATCGAATTTTCGGAATCGGATCAGCATCGGGTCACCGAGCTCTGCGTGCAGACGGCCATCGTCCTAATGCAGTTCAGCGCGGAGAGTGTCTTGGTGGAGTCAGTGAGTCGGCGACTCGGCGTGGCCCTGGGTATGGATCAGGTAGAGGTGGCATTGACGGCGAACGGGATTACCATCACCACCGTTTTTCAAGGGCGGAGCGATACGACCGTTCGCCGCAATGTGGATCGGGGGATCAACATGCGGGCCGTGACGGAGGTACAGCGCATCATGCTCAAGGCCGAGGAGGGGCTCCTAGACGTAGATGGCGTCTCGCGCGAGCTCGAGGGGATCAGTCAGGATCGCTACAATCGTTGGGTGGTTGCCGTGATGATCGGGCTGTCGTGCGCTTGCTTCGCTCGTCTCGCGGGCGCGGACATTCCCGCCTCCGGACTCACCTTCGTCGCGAGCTTTGTCGCCATGACGACGCGGCACCAGTTGGCTCATCTGCATTTCAATCCTCTGGTCAATTTCGCCATCGCCGCATTTGTCGCGACCTCGATTGCGGCGCAGGGGCTGATTCTCGGGTTTGTGGGAACCCCCAAGATTGCGATGGCCGCGAGTGTTTTGCTGCTGGTGCCGGGATTTCCCCTCATCAATTCGGTTTCGGATATGGTGAAGGGATATGTGAATACGGGAATCGCGCGGGGCGTGATGGCTGGCCTGCTTTGTGCGGCTTCCTGTGCGGGTATTTTGTTGGCAATGACGGTGTGGGACGCCTGGGCGTGGATCAAATGA
- a CDS encoding FlgD immunoglobulin-like domain containing protein, with protein MPLRNCFPVTRLLFLLTCLFAVFGCVQDMAGEAETVDQGSISTQGSLEWIEVSSGTSPSVAYALDLSDSDAIEVRVRVESMKGGWPSPEVELGAFAGKTVKLNPSEAKQVPLENGKEFAFSLSKKSLGSDLKALRMAFAVRWINPNGEVAQAENFWMKEGIAPFAPVGSDPDRWKAFSLAEYERLMENLAEQIRISWDQPMDGVATVVINDADGRRVRNLVSGKTFDQGRHTEVWDGLDENGNLVEPGDYQWEVVSHPGITPEFKMSYYNPGNPGWKDGPTSLWLGDHSAPEAAATNGELIALGCPIAESGNNIVIVDQEGNKLNDANTSPHMGHGRIFLAMDDSRFYALCEGAPSYSKIRKDEDGNEYLYASLNLIAWNLEDGREHRYQNGRETYQVVREYRLDPSAGGRHAVVHNLRGAVFLKGKLYVSLYDDDLIIALDPETGEEVDSLAIEKPGALATDGKQLLAYSGQDLVSFQDPVNDPQFQPLFRPALSEERAEQGLHPVGSALALSPDGIVYVADNGVDQNIKVYDLAGNDLGQIGQTGGGVEEGTWVPDAVRLPTGLALDDTNQLWVAENHFRPKRISVWNAGEQQLEKELFGPSHYGASGAGFDTADISQWLGGGASWDIDIDSGEVEIESVLFSGHKPEMPTYRFYPFSAWYLHQDGRTFIISKDAVMRLYEMMPNGSLKLWAMFGALHGYEAESPRWWVPEVFTQHPQLKEVLADFDEPVGPYDNFRNAPKASKGGRELSVMWIDRNGDDQAQLEEVQVAGDADHRMHGSIWGYHFENTLDWKLWVSLADGEEGIGNLTFNGWLPSGAPDWNFEEAVMNAEAVPGLNMRNSQSFLVDSQGRMLFNSHPMYGVSADNEVEWTFPNDWTGVHGSHKAPLPETGVLQGSLSYLGMAPLDEKGDVTVINGNHGRFFVMTTDGIYLDEMFQDVRLSRDASAYRIGGECFGGYFGRDQESRRYILQSGHSDYRIFEIHGLDEVERQGGSLPVSAEQVKAAQKILEKEQAETKVIREAVIPSGQLRVVAEWGDASERFPYGKVEAVRSGDDLVLRYSVKDPSPWVNNGKDRNLLFKTGDVVVFEFSTDPEAPRRRSEPVVGDKRLMIAPFEGESVVILLDYRVPGTTDPVSFSSPWRSALVDQVEVLDDATVDVKTDRQGYMLEARIPVAGLGLPSDGTSANLLGDFGVIYGDEGGNINVLRSYWSNDATGLVNDVPGETMINPALWGELNWE; from the coding sequence ATGCCCCTTCGTAATTGTTTTCCAGTAACTCGTCTTCTGTTCCTCCTCACTTGTCTTTTCGCCGTTTTCGGGTGTGTGCAGGATATGGCCGGTGAAGCGGAAACGGTCGATCAGGGATCGATCTCGACGCAAGGTTCTCTCGAGTGGATCGAGGTTTCGTCCGGCACCTCACCCTCCGTGGCTTACGCTCTGGATCTTTCGGATTCCGATGCGATTGAGGTGCGGGTCCGGGTCGAGTCAATGAAGGGCGGTTGGCCCTCCCCGGAGGTCGAATTGGGAGCTTTCGCCGGTAAAACGGTGAAACTGAATCCGAGTGAGGCGAAGCAAGTGCCGCTGGAGAATGGTAAGGAGTTCGCGTTTTCGCTTTCGAAGAAGTCGCTGGGGAGTGATCTGAAAGCTCTGCGGATGGCTTTTGCCGTTCGGTGGATCAATCCCAATGGTGAGGTAGCCCAGGCAGAAAATTTTTGGATGAAAGAGGGGATTGCTCCATTTGCCCCGGTGGGGAGCGACCCGGATCGGTGGAAGGCTTTCAGTCTGGCAGAGTATGAGCGGCTGATGGAGAATCTCGCGGAGCAGATTCGCATCTCTTGGGATCAGCCGATGGACGGTGTGGCGACAGTGGTCATCAACGACGCCGATGGGAGGCGGGTTCGCAATCTCGTCAGTGGAAAGACTTTTGATCAGGGGAGACATACCGAGGTATGGGACGGTTTGGACGAAAATGGAAATTTAGTAGAGCCGGGAGATTATCAATGGGAAGTGGTGAGCCACCCCGGGATCACCCCGGAGTTTAAGATGTCTTACTACAACCCGGGGAACCCGGGATGGAAAGACGGTCCGACCAGTCTTTGGCTGGGGGATCACAGCGCTCCCGAGGCAGCGGCCACCAACGGGGAACTGATTGCTCTTGGTTGCCCGATCGCCGAGTCGGGAAATAACATCGTCATCGTTGACCAGGAGGGGAACAAACTCAACGATGCCAACACCTCCCCCCACATGGGACACGGAAGGATCTTTTTGGCGATGGATGATTCGCGGTTTTACGCCTTGTGCGAGGGAGCACCGAGTTATTCAAAAATTCGGAAGGATGAAGACGGCAACGAATACCTGTACGCCTCTTTGAACTTGATTGCCTGGAATTTGGAAGACGGTCGCGAGCACCGTTATCAGAATGGCCGGGAGACCTATCAGGTGGTTCGCGAATATCGCTTGGATCCTTCTGCGGGGGGACGCCATGCGGTGGTGCACAATCTGCGCGGTGCGGTTTTCCTGAAAGGAAAGCTGTACGTTTCCCTTTATGACGATGACCTGATCATCGCTTTGGACCCGGAAACCGGGGAGGAGGTCGACTCCTTGGCGATCGAGAAGCCGGGGGCTCTGGCGACGGATGGGAAACAACTACTGGCCTACAGCGGTCAGGATCTGGTGAGTTTTCAGGACCCGGTGAATGATCCACAGTTTCAGCCGCTCTTCCGTCCGGCTTTGAGCGAAGAGCGCGCCGAGCAGGGGCTGCATCCCGTAGGATCCGCTCTCGCTCTCAGCCCGGATGGAATCGTCTATGTCGCCGACAACGGCGTCGATCAGAATATCAAGGTTTACGACTTGGCGGGAAATGATCTTGGCCAAATCGGTCAGACTGGAGGAGGAGTTGAAGAGGGAACGTGGGTTCCGGACGCTGTCCGTTTACCAACGGGTTTAGCGTTGGACGACACGAATCAGCTCTGGGTGGCCGAGAATCATTTCCGTCCGAAGAGAATCAGTGTTTGGAACGCGGGCGAGCAGCAGTTGGAGAAGGAACTTTTTGGACCTTCGCACTACGGCGCCTCCGGTGCGGGCTTTGACACTGCCGACATTTCCCAGTGGTTGGGCGGTGGCGCTTCCTGGGACATTGACATTGATTCCGGAGAGGTGGAGATCGAATCGGTTCTCTTCTCCGGACATAAGCCGGAAATGCCCACCTATCGTTTTTATCCCTTCAGCGCATGGTATCTGCATCAGGACGGGAGAACGTTCATCATATCCAAGGATGCCGTGATGCGTCTCTACGAGATGATGCCGAACGGAAGTCTCAAGCTTTGGGCGATGTTTGGTGCCTTGCATGGCTATGAGGCGGAGAGTCCTCGCTGGTGGGTTCCCGAGGTTTTTACCCAGCATCCCCAGTTGAAGGAAGTTCTTGCCGATTTCGACGAGCCCGTGGGGCCTTACGATAATTTCCGCAATGCTCCCAAGGCCTCGAAGGGCGGGCGTGAACTTTCCGTCATGTGGATCGACCGCAATGGTGATGACCAGGCGCAGCTCGAAGAGGTTCAGGTCGCTGGAGATGCAGACCATCGCATGCATGGATCGATTTGGGGGTATCATTTTGAGAATACTCTGGATTGGAAGTTGTGGGTGTCTTTGGCCGACGGAGAAGAAGGGATTGGGAACCTGACTTTCAACGGCTGGCTGCCCTCCGGGGCTCCGGATTGGAATTTCGAAGAAGCGGTGATGAATGCCGAGGCGGTTCCGGGGTTGAATATGAGGAATTCACAGTCCTTCCTCGTCGACAGTCAGGGGCGAATGCTTTTCAACAGCCATCCCATGTATGGGGTGAGCGCCGACAATGAGGTCGAGTGGACCTTCCCCAATGACTGGACGGGAGTGCATGGATCCCACAAGGCTCCCTTGCCCGAAACGGGCGTGCTCCAGGGTTCTTTATCTTACCTGGGGATGGCCCCGCTGGATGAGAAGGGAGACGTGACGGTCATCAACGGAAATCATGGGCGCTTTTTCGTGATGACCACGGATGGAATCTATCTCGATGAGATGTTCCAGGACGTTCGACTCTCTCGTGATGCCAGTGCATATCGAATCGGAGGTGAGTGCTTTGGTGGGTACTTCGGTCGGGATCAGGAGTCCAGACGTTACATTTTGCAGTCCGGACACTCTGATTATCGGATTTTTGAAATTCACGGCTTGGATGAAGTCGAGCGTCAGGGCGGTTCATTGCCCGTTTCGGCGGAGCAGGTCAAAGCGGCGCAGAAGATCCTAGAAAAAGAACAGGCGGAAACGAAAGTCATCCGCGAAGCGGTCATCCCCAGCGGCCAACTGAGAGTGGTGGCCGAGTGGGGCGATGCTTCGGAGAGATTTCCTTACGGGAAGGTGGAGGCCGTCCGTTCGGGGGATGATCTGGTGCTTCGTTATTCGGTCAAGGATCCCAGCCCTTGGGTGAACAACGGAAAAGACCGGAATCTTCTTTTCAAGACCGGCGATGTGGTGGTCTTTGAATTTTCGACCGACCCGGAGGCACCTCGGCGGCGTTCGGAGCCTGTTGTCGGCGACAAGCGTCTGATGATCGCCCCGTTTGAGGGAGAATCGGTGGTCATTCTCTTGGATTACCGTGTTCCCGGGACCACCGATCCGGTATCCTTCAGCAGTCCGTGGCGATCCGCTCTGGTGGATCAAGTCGAGGTGCTCGACGATGCTACTGTCGACGTGAAAACGGATCGCCAGGGATATATGCTCGAGGCACGCATACCTGTGGCCGGACTCGGCCTGCCTTCGGATGGAACCTCGGCGAACCTTCTCGGGGACTTCGGTGTCATCTACGGGGACGAAGGAGGGAACATCAACGTCCTTCGGAGCTACTGGAGTAACGATGCAACCGGACTCGTGAACGACGTCCCGGGTGAAACCATGATCAACCCCGCGCTTTGGGGCGAACTGAACTGGGAGTAA